One Cydia pomonella isolate Wapato2018A chromosome 14, ilCydPomo1, whole genome shotgun sequence DNA segment encodes these proteins:
- the LOC133524992 gene encoding uncharacterized protein LOC133524992, with product MKFTAVAFVLLLAGICALPQDKFELDGGQAFITVTNRIQRAVNEMNRRIVDAGYDPLVIPYKSTAINTPLGWAYAHVEGMECTGTSHNKFDRLSFNTVTMRLNFDLVWPRIACIVKSQGAKAAVLGREFEVSNSGILEMTDTRIEGSVRVRARPISGISIIDCSLLLSTNIESDLKVVWHGRDISYKVNGVVEALNKQIQDNKEEFGVQLCKLLEQAT from the exons ATGAAGTTCACCGCGGTCGCATTTGTCCTCCTGCTGGCAGGTATCTGTGCTCTGCCCCAGGATAAATTTGAACTCG ATGGAGGCCAAGCGTTCATCACCGTCACGAACAGGATCCAGCGAGCCGTCAACGAGATGAACCGCCGCATCGTGGACGCCGGGTATGACCCGCTGGTCATTCCCTACAAGTCCACCGCCATAAATACGCCCTTAGGATG GGCCTACGCACACGTGGAGGGCATGGAGTGCACGGGGACCTCCCATAATAAGTTCGACCGGCTCAGCTTCAACACGGTCACCATGCGGCTTAACTTCGACCTAGTGTGGCCTAGGATTGCCTGTATCGTCA AATCGCAGGGTGCTAAAGCAGCTGTCCTCGGGCGCGAATTCGAAGTATCAAATTCTGGAAT CCTGGAGATGACTGACACCCGCATAGAGGGCAGCGTGCGCGTCCGCGCGAGACCCATCAGTGGCATCAGCATAATCGACTGCTCATTACTCTTGAGCACAAACATCGAG TCCGACCTGAAAGTGGTGTGGCATGGACGCGATATCTCCTACAAGGTGAACGGGGTGGTGGAAGCCTTGAACAAGCAAATCCAGGACAATAag GAGGAGTTTGGAGTCCAGTTGTGCAAGCTGTTGGAGCAGGCAACGTGA
- the LOC133524993 gene encoding uncharacterized protein LOC133524993: MKFTAVVLVLLLAGIWAMPQDEVEFDEGQAFITVTNRIQRAVNEMNRRIVDAGYDPLVIPYRSTSIDTPLGWAYAHVEGLECTGTSHNKFDRLSFNSVTMRLNFDLVWPRIACVVKSQGAKAAILGRQFDASNSGILEMTDTRVEGSVRVRARPISGVSIIDCSLLLSTKIESDLKVVWHGRDISDKVNGVLEALNTQIQDNKEEFGVQLCKLLEQAT, translated from the exons ATGAAGTTCACTGCAGTCGTCTTAGTCCTCCTACTTGCTGGCATCTGGGCTATGCCGCAGGATGAGGTCGAATTCG ATGAAGGACAGGCGTTCATCACCGTCACCAACAGGATTCAGCGAGCCGTCAACGAGATGAACCGACGCATCGTGGACGCCGGGTATGACCCACTGGTCATCCCCTACAGGTCCACCAGCATAGACACGCCCTTAGGATG GGCCTACGCGCACGTGGAAGGCCTGGAGTGCACGGGGACCTCCCATAACAAGTTCGACCGGCTCAGCTTCAACTCAGTTACCATGCGGCTTAACTTCGACCTAGTGTGGCCAAGGATTGCCTGTGTCGTCA AATCGCAGGGTGCTAAAGCAGCCATCCTCGGGCGCCAATTCGATGCTTCAAATTCCGGGAT CCTGGAGATGACTGACACCCGCGTAGAGGGGAGCGTGCGCGTCCGCGCGAGACCCATCAGTGGCGTCAGCATAATTGACTGCTCCTTACTCTTGAGTACAAAAATCGAG TCCGACCTGAAAGTGGTTTGGCATGGACGCGACATCTCCGACAAAGTGAACGGGGTTTTGGAAGCCTTGAACACGCAAATCCAGGACAATAAG GAGGAGTTTGGGGTCCAGTTGTGCAAGCTGTTGGAGCAGGCAACGTGA